The DNA region AAtggtatttcaaaaaaattaaataaagttaatttcAAGCAACATTTCACTACATAGATCAGATCACTCGTGATGTACCGTGACTATAACATGGCAAGTTGAACACGCAATCGAGCCTTCACATGCTCCTGCAATAACATCAAGTAAGAAATCAGCTTAGGCAAAAGGACAAGTAAGCTAAATCAATAATGAATATGCTATGAGCAAATTGAAATATTATGTGGCACACGAGATGGGTCAGCATATCCAGCATAACTTCATaagcaaagaagaaagaagacaaTGTTCTTCTCAAGTGAACTTGTCTCTAGAGTAGGCAAGTAAAAGTGTATTCAGCCTTCATTTGATTTAAAAGTGTAGTGAGTCTAAACCCATTAAAAACAGTCTCATTTTCGGGGAGCTTTTTCCTAAGCAAAGGCAACACCCAAAACAAACTACCACAATGAAAAGTGATTCTAGCAAAAGTAacagcaaaaaacaaaaaagattatcCCAATAGGTGGGGTGGCTAGATGGGGATCAAATATAACAAACGTGCTATGTCaaacatttaaaagaaaaaaaacagagcAGTATTCAGAATACCAAAATCTTGAGGCGAAGTAATAGAATTCTAAAATCAAAGCTCTTGCCTTCTAGTTCAATGTCGTTTTCATGAGCTGCTTCTAACATAGACATTCCAACAGGGACTTTGATATGCTTCTCCTCACCATCCTTGTCAATAAAAGTTACAGATATCCTGCATAATGTTGCCTCAAAAAGTAAGGAGCAGAATGACAactgtgcatttttttttttaataaactcaCATGataggatctcgaaattaatggtttggatagaagtatggtacttgatagaacattatggcggaagttgatccatgtagccgaccccacctagtgggataaggcgttgttgttgttgttgttgtaaacTCACATGATATAAGCAAGGTACAATAGTAGTTGTGCATTCTGTCTCAAGGGAAACTGATCACTGATATGTAGGTTAGCATTTAATAAGCAGGTCGATTATTCAAGGAAATATGACCTACTGCAACAACTGAGGCTTAAAGATTTTGCTATTCTTGCCATTTTTGTTAAAGTATCAATGTCAAGCAGCAACCTAACTCCTGTTCAGATATCATATCATACACCCATGGTAGACAACATGAAATCTTAGAGGAGTGCTAAACTCAATATTCACCTGACATTAACATTAACATTCTCTACATTTTGAAGTTCTCAACtaccttaaaaaatttaatcattagaagaaaaatatatagaagTAAATTTCCAACAAGCTCAAGTACATAATGTCAGCTCTTAAGTCTTCCGTTTTGGGGGGATCAAAATATTGCATATGCTGTATGATAAATTAGCTACATAGCAACTGAACTTATAGATTGTACTCTCAACAACCACTTATCTAGGTTCAATGACCAAATCATGCTTAGCTAGAAACAAGAAATCAGCAGTTAACATCTAGTCTGCAAAGTGTTGCCTGTCAAAATTACCAAATTTTGCATGGGTGTTTTATACTAAATGGTTATTTTTTAAGAGCCTATAATCTTCACCAAACAATGGAGAAATGATCTATATGCTATGTGACATATTTATAAAAGGATCGCATAGTCCAAAAAATCTGTCATCTCAAATTAAAAGAACTTACATTTGTTCTTGTTCACTCCCTTCCTCAGTAGTGTTGTTAGTAGTCATTGTTGAAAGGAAATTTTGCTTTTCTATCATGGCTCCCTTGTATAACTTAGTAAATGAATGCTGTTGaaactattttaaaagaaaGCACAAAATAATTACTCATAAAAACAGAGATAAGCATAAACCAATGCTGCAAGAAagtaaaactttaataaaacaatttctCCAGTAATCCTAAACCAAATAAATGGGCACAGAATTTCTAAATTTGGATTGCACAAGCATTTGCCCACATAGTTGCGAATTTGACAAATACTTAGAATGCCAATTATTATAAAACCCTCGGTAATATAATCTCTCCTCACTCCAATCTAGTAACTAATTTTGATAGAAAGACTTCCAGATTTCTGGGTTTGGGTTTACTAAATGCTAATTTTGGTCTGTCCAAGAATCCAGAGACAACCAAATCCCTTCTAGAATTACCTACCTATTAAGATCAATATAAGAAACCAACCAATAAGCTTGTAGAAAAAACTGTAAAACAATGTTAAATTTATCTACATCTTCAGAACAGTCAGAAtcagaaatagagaaaaacactgcACAGGTTGGGGTCCATTTTTTCCAATCCTCTGCTAACCACAAACTTGTTGGCTATTTTAGCTAAAGAGTGGAGAGAGTCCCTTATACTGATGGGAAAGGTTAATGCCATTATCATACTCCCCCGTATTTAATAGTACTTATTTCATCAAAGAACAGGTCGCATCACACTTCAAAAACACGAACACTCACCTTTTCACaagacaataataataataaaaaaaaaactaaactacaGATTACATCCAGATTCTCTTTCGAACAAAGCTAAAAATCTCAGACTAGTGTCTGTCTCCCATGCTAACATCCATCAAGCaaataaacttatttgtttctaTCTATTTGAGATCGTAAAAAGCAATAATACAATTTGGAAACCgcaattaattaatagtttaatACAACGATTAAAAACAAATGTAGCTGGTCCAGATTGTCAAACTTGACAGAAATTGAATActcaaattataatttcatttaatgACTAACCACCGTAGGTTGCTTGTAATGATATCTTGCGCTTCGAATATATCCAACTACTCCACGCAAGGATgtcaaatacaaaaaagaagaataaaattagTAGAATATGTTCAATACAATTCATGCTATGAACTATGGGAGAATATTAAtaagtagaagaagaagtacTTGTGTAGAGGTGTTTAGCGATCGAAGCTCCGACTCTAGCTAGTTTGGAATTTAGCATTGTGATTTTAGGCAGGGTTTAAGAAACCCTAAAATTgcagaggaaaaaaataaataaattgatatattaaaaaaagacaaaaaaaatatgtaatttgaaaaattaactcTAACAGGCAAGAGAAACCAGACAAAACAAGGCACCactgaccttttttttttatccgaaTCCTGAtttcattgaataaaatatataaaatcgtTAACCATTTTTTACACTCCCTCAATACAACGAAATTATCATTTGGTTGTCTAATGTATCACAAAAAATTGATTTCTTTGTATATTTCAGGGAGTAGCCAATAGCAACACCCACTTCTTGAACGCTTCAAAAGTCCAATCACTTGAAGTCCAAAAGCCCAACCATGAAATTATGCACAACAAACAACTTATTCATTTTagttagagaaagaaaaaatgtccATACACAGtcaatataaaatatcttataCACAGACAATCAATTATGTTTTATCATGTCACTTTTATtgctttaattaaatctaataaaaaataattggaaaaaggaaacaaattgTTGAacgttaataaataaaaaataattgatttcatTAAAGCAACAATTTATTTTCGTTGAAGAAGTACTAAAattgtttcctttttatttttccatgaGATTTTCCCCATCGAGCAAATGGAAGACTGAGGAATATTTCCTAACCAAGACAGATGGTAACATCCTAtgcaaaaaatctaaaattgatCTCGTATAAAAAACCCCATTCAAAAACATCTTTCTTGACGTGAATATGCTTGAAAGCTCcttttataaatcattttttcatatttggaTCCAGAGTCAGATCTTTGTAGAGATGTGAAAATGGATTAATTTAACTTGTCTGAAACTGGCATACAAATATGTTGGGTTAAATTggattcattttttatattagattGAAAATGTCACAATTTATTCCTAAAGATTGTGGGTGGGGTTGGTTTAATATGCCAGAATTAAAcacaaaaagttattaaaaaaatgggtgATTCTTAATTAAGATgatatttcaaataaataatttaaacataatggactagtttgtttaattttttttttgaaatagatgattattttaataattttatttttaagtgtgTTTGTGTAAActgtttgtttaaaaaaaatagttttttgcttatttaaaaataaattctatttgCTTCTTAAATAAAcgttcatataaaaaaattattttaaaattattttttaaaagtttaaaccaACTGACTCAATATCACAATCATAAGAATCTCATCCTGCTAAATTGTCCCATACATGTTTCTTTAAGTTATTATCAATAGTTAAATAAATGTAatgtagagaaaaataaatgaaattcatAATGTAATCCACCAAACATCATgtcaaacaaaatcatatttaatcaaacaatccatcaaaacattaaaaaaaaaaaactcaacccAGCAACACACAACTCAATTTAATCTATGGTTTTGACTAGTTGaatccactagctatgtgagctaggttattttattaactaaaGCATCCAAACACATAATCTAATCCAAACTTGTTTTGATGAGTTAAATGGATTAATTTGTCATGTTCCACTCATTTTTGGTATCACTCAATCTTtgtaaagtttaaaatatttatcaaatcaaattaagttaACTTGACCAATCCAATCAtctaaatcaatcaataaattttatttagattGGTATGATTAACCAATTCTTTTCACTataaattcaaatcaaatcataAAGAGAAATactagaaatattttttctcactatttttaaatttctctttatttctagatgatttttttagaaTCTCTAATTGTGATAgattttatttctcatttaattACTCTTTATTGATTTAGaagtaaaatttgtcaaaattaatattttttaatgaattttgatCAATAGAGTATTGCCCTCACTCCTCCCAAATAATTTGTTCGATTTTCGTATTTATCTTTTCGAAACAGATGACCCAATCATATAGTATATTGAATGATAGACATCATCACACTAGGCGGTTTCAAAGGTTGAGAAAAAGGAATGAAATATCTTTCAACTTCCAACATCCAAGTGGCGATTTTATTAATAACTTAATGCAGCATGcactcataaaataaaataaaaggtttaacgaaaaaaaattgaatgacgAAAATGAGAAGAATACcagggaaaagaaaaatgtatttaaactaataaaaaaaaaaattctatttccaTTCCATCACGAGGAATAAACAGAGtggataaataaaagaaatagtataataataaaatattctacatggagaaaaaaacaGAGTGAAGAACGAATGAGGAAGACGGCACGTGCGGAGTCTAGTACGG from Glycine soja cultivar W05 chromosome 8, ASM419377v2, whole genome shotgun sequence includes:
- the LOC114423121 gene encoding 2Fe-2S ferredoxin-like isoform X1; the encoded protein is MLNSKLARVGASIAKHLYTIGYIRSARYHYKQPTVFQQHSFTKLYKGAMIEKQNFLSTMTTNNTTEEGSEQEQMISVTFIDKDGEEKHIKVPVGMSMLEAAHENDIELEGACEGSIACSTCHVIVTDLEQYNKLEDPTDEENDMLDLAFGLTETSRLGCQVIAKPELDGIRLAIPAATRNFAVDGYVPKPH
- the LOC114423121 gene encoding adrenodoxin-like protein 2, mitochondrial isoform X2, encoding MIEKQNFLSTMTTNNTTEEGSEQEQMISVTFIDKDGEEKHIKVPVGMSMLEAAHENDIELEGACEGSIACSTCHVIVTDLEQYNKLEDPTDEENDMLDLAFGLTETSRLGCQVIAKPELDGIRLAIPAATRNFAVDGYVPKPH